A single genomic interval of Takifugu flavidus isolate HTHZ2018 chromosome 19, ASM371156v2, whole genome shotgun sequence harbors:
- the LOC130515853 gene encoding low choriolytic enzyme-like, translated as MVGATVSLLLLLLGLCTAHKVRKQLWCMDPTEKEDITTTILRMNNGSSEFLLEGDLYIPKTRNAMKCLNKAFNCLWPKSSDGKVWIPYIISDKYDAEENDAIVTAMKDFHGKTCIRFRPREEERMYLSFQPRQGCFSAMGRVGEKQVVSLQRFGCVNHGVIQHELLHALGFYHEHTRSDRDDYITILWENIIDHHVYNFNKKDTINLDTPYDYSSIMHYGRDAFGMNRKETLIPYPDSSVEIGQRDGMSEIDVLRVNRLYKCHGY; from the exons atggtCGGAGCAACcgtttctctcctgctgctgcttctgggtCTTTGTACCGCTCATAAGGTAAGAAAGCAGCTTTGGTGCA TGGACCCGACTGAGAAGGAGGACATCACGACCACCATCCTCAGGATGAACAATG GGTCCAGCGAGTTCCTCCTGGAGGGAGATTTGTACATTCCCAAAACCAGGAACGCAATGAAATGCTTGAATAAAGCTTTTAACTGCCTGTGGCCCAAATCTTCCGATGGGAAAGTGTGGATCCCCTACATTATCAGCGATAAGTACG ATGCCGAGGAGAATGACGCCATTGTGACGGCCATGAAGGATTTTCACGGCAAGACCTGCATCCGCTTCCGGCCGCGAGAGGAGGAGCGGATGTACCTGAGCTTTCAGCCGCGACAGGG CTGTTTCTCCGCCATGGGCCGCGTTGGGGAGAAGCAGGTGGTGTCGCTGCAGCGCTTCGGCTGCGTCAACCACGGCGTCATCCAGCACGAGCTGCTGCACGCTCTGGGATTCTACCACGAACACACCCGCAGCGACCGGGACGACTACATCACCATCCTCTGGGAGAACATCATCGACC ATCACGTCTACAACTTCAACAAGAAGGACACCATTAATCTGGACACCCCGTACGACTACAGCTCCATCATGCACTACGGAAG AGATGCCTTCGGGATGAACAGGAAGGAAACCTTGATTCCGTACCCGGACAGCTCTGTTGAGATCGGCCAGAGAGACGGCATGTCCGAAATCGACGTCCTCAGGGTCAACAGGCTCTACAAGTGCCACGGCTACTGA